One genomic segment of Hymenobacter psoromatis includes these proteins:
- a CDS encoding sensor histidine kinase, which produces MKLLAATTRYYLLLTAGLFALASGLLYVGIERALRHEADEQLRNEQAYVRRLVASGQPLPPTLLAYQLSRSQQPQRTGLRDTVLLDPLEHELVPTRQLTFRLAAGAGRPAEWLTLRKSLVETQDLLRVVLGVMLGALALLLLGVVGLNRWLARRLWRPFQQTLARLRAYDLHEHQPLGLPTPAIQEFAELNQALNQLSARLVADYESLREFTANAAHETQTPLAIMQAKMEQLLQAPALAEDEATMTQLGELLQATRRLSRLHQALTLLSRLENHQFAPAQRVPVRLDQLLRDRLALLEPLLDARALRLTVRVAEGLPTRSLHPGLADSLLHNLLQNAIKHNQPGGDIAVALTPEAFEVSNTGPAIAGDPARFFERFRKHNAASDSPGLGLSIVQHICAFYGFRVGYAYAASRHTLRVEFT; this is translated from the coding sequence ATGAAGCTGCTCGCCGCCACCACCCGCTACTACCTACTGCTGACGGCCGGGCTGTTTGCCCTGGCCAGCGGCTTGCTCTACGTGGGCATTGAGCGGGCCCTGCGCCACGAGGCCGACGAGCAGCTGCGCAATGAGCAGGCCTACGTGCGGCGGCTGGTGGCGAGCGGCCAGCCCCTACCCCCCACCCTGCTGGCCTACCAGCTGAGCCGCAGCCAGCAGCCCCAGCGCACGGGGCTCCGCGACACAGTGCTGCTCGACCCCCTGGAGCACGAGCTGGTGCCCACCCGCCAGCTCACGTTTCGGCTGGCGGCCGGGGCCGGCCGGCCAGCCGAATGGCTTACGCTGCGCAAGTCGCTGGTCGAAACCCAGGACCTGCTGCGCGTGGTACTGGGCGTGATGCTGGGGGCGCTGGCCCTGCTGCTACTGGGCGTAGTAGGCCTGAACCGCTGGCTGGCGCGGCGGCTCTGGCGGCCGTTTCAGCAGACGCTGGCCCGGCTGCGGGCCTACGACCTGCACGAACACCAGCCCCTGGGCCTACCCACGCCGGCCATCCAGGAGTTTGCGGAGCTGAACCAGGCCCTCAACCAGCTGAGCGCCCGGCTGGTGGCCGACTACGAGAGCCTGCGCGAGTTCACAGCCAATGCGGCCCACGAAACCCAGACTCCGCTGGCCATTATGCAGGCCAAGATGGAACAGCTGCTGCAAGCCCCCGCCCTGGCCGAAGACGAGGCAACCATGACCCAGCTCGGCGAGCTGCTGCAAGCTACCCGGCGGCTTTCGCGCCTGCACCAGGCGCTCACGCTGCTCAGCCGGCTCGAAAACCACCAGTTTGCCCCCGCCCAGCGCGTGCCCGTGCGCCTCGACCAGCTGCTGCGCGACCGGCTGGCCCTGCTGGAGCCGCTGCTCGACGCGCGGGCGCTGCGCCTGACGGTGCGCGTGGCCGAGGGCCTACCCACCCGCTCGCTGCACCCCGGCCTGGCCGATTCGCTGCTGCACAATCTCTTGCAAAACGCCATCAAGCACAACCAGCCGGGCGGCGACATCGCGGTGGCGCTCACGCCCGAAGCGTTCGAAGTCAGCAATACCGGCCCGGCTATCGCGGGCGACCCGGCCCGGTTTTTTGAGCGCTTCCGCAAGCACAACGCGGCTTCCGACTCGCCGGGGCTGGGGCTGAGTATCGTGCAGCACATCTGCGCTTTTTACGGGTTTCGGGTGGGCTATGCTTACGCGGCCAGCCGCCACACGCTGCGCGTGGAGTTCACCTGA
- a CDS encoding response regulator transcription factor: MKLLLVEDEAALRQTVVEALRQSGYVVEIAVDFAQASEKIRLYRYDCVLLDLTLPDGDGLDLVRALKAEGSAAGVLVLTARDGLDDRVRGLDLGADDYLVKPFHLSELNARLRAIIRRRQFQGQHHIVFRDLLVWPEQNEVLVRGEPLTLTRKEYDLLLYLLANPGRVLTKEAIAEHLCGDQVDAADSFDFIYTHLKNLRKKLQERGADNYIRTLYGVGYKLSVD; encoded by the coding sequence ATGAAACTGCTTTTGGTTGAAGATGAAGCCGCCCTGCGCCAAACGGTAGTGGAGGCCCTGCGCCAGAGCGGCTACGTGGTGGAGATAGCCGTCGATTTTGCCCAGGCTTCCGAAAAAATCAGGCTCTACCGCTACGACTGCGTGCTACTGGACTTGACGCTGCCCGACGGCGACGGCCTGGATTTGGTGCGGGCGCTGAAGGCCGAAGGCTCGGCGGCCGGCGTGCTGGTACTCACGGCCCGCGACGGGCTTGACGACCGGGTGCGCGGCCTCGACCTGGGGGCCGACGACTACTTGGTAAAGCCTTTTCACCTCTCGGAACTGAATGCGCGGCTGCGGGCCATTATCCGGCGGCGGCAGTTTCAGGGGCAGCACCACATCGTGTTTCGCGACCTGCTGGTGTGGCCCGAGCAAAACGAGGTGCTGGTGCGCGGCGAGCCGCTGACCCTCACCCGCAAGGAATACGACCTGTTGCTCTACCTGCTGGCCAATCCCGGCCGGGTGCTTACCAAGGAGGCTATTGCCGAGCACCTCTGCGGCGACCAGGTAGATGCCGCCGATTCGTTCGACTTTATTTATACCCACCTCAAAAACCTGCGCAAAAAGCTTCAGGAACGCGGGGCCGATAACTACATCCGCACCCTGTACGGGGTGGGCTACAAGCTGAGCGTAGACTAG
- a CDS encoding glycoside hydrolase family 127 protein has protein sequence MPSTKSLLLALSLSATLPAAAQKLDYPIQAVPFTQVKLTDSFWLPRLKTNTDVTIPASFARCESTNRVKNFELAAAHQGEFATKFPFDDTDIYKTIEGASYSLSVYPDAKLSAYLDELIAKVGAAQEPDGYLYTARTIDPAHPHPWSGPTRWSQERDASHELYDAGHLYEAAVAHYEATGKKTLLHIALKNADLVCSVFGPGKLRVAPGHEIVEMGLVKLYRVTGKPEYLRTAKFFLDARGHYPGYDSKSPDTWKNGSYWQDDKPVVAQTEAEGHAVRAEYLYSAMTDVAALTGDKQLLAAVDTIWNNLVAKKMYVTGGTGAVPGGERFGANYELPNTTAYNETCASVADVFWNERMFQLHGDAKYIDVLEKVLYNGLISGVGLDGKSFFYSNAMQIKSSASFPQTEPARAGWFECSCCPTNLARLMPALPGYVYAERGRALYANLFVSGKASLTVNKQPVQLTQENNYPWDGDLKFTVDPAKSTADFDLLVRIPGWARNEAMPSNLYTFEQPSAERATIKINGKLVAYPLQNGYAVLSRKWHKHDVVEVNLSLEVRRVHANPLVKDDLGKVALQRGPVMYCAEWADNNGKTSNIVVPTGTTFAASYQPQLLHGVETLTATVPVVLVAANGTSVSTTPRTLLAIPYYAWANRGKGEMTVWFPSTLTNLDLISEPATAEVTEQK, from the coding sequence ATGCCTTCCACCAAGTCCCTTCTGCTGGCCCTTAGCCTGAGCGCGACCCTGCCTGCCGCTGCTCAGAAGCTGGATTATCCCATTCAGGCCGTGCCGTTTACACAAGTAAAGCTCACGGATAGCTTCTGGCTGCCGCGCCTCAAAACGAATACGGACGTGACCATTCCGGCGTCGTTTGCGCGCTGCGAAAGCACCAACCGGGTGAAGAATTTTGAGCTGGCGGCGGCCCATCAGGGCGAGTTCGCCACCAAATTTCCCTTCGACGATACCGACATCTACAAGACCATCGAGGGCGCGTCGTACTCGCTCAGCGTGTACCCCGATGCCAAGCTGTCGGCCTACTTGGATGAGCTGATTGCGAAGGTCGGCGCGGCCCAGGAGCCCGACGGCTACCTCTACACGGCCCGCACCATCGACCCCGCGCATCCGCACCCGTGGTCCGGCCCCACGCGCTGGAGCCAGGAGCGCGATGCCAGCCACGAGCTCTACGATGCCGGCCACCTCTACGAGGCCGCCGTGGCGCACTACGAGGCCACGGGCAAGAAAACCTTGCTCCACATCGCCCTTAAAAACGCCGATTTGGTGTGCTCGGTGTTTGGCCCCGGCAAGCTGCGCGTGGCCCCCGGCCACGAAATCGTGGAGATGGGCCTCGTGAAGCTCTACCGCGTCACGGGCAAGCCCGAATACCTGCGCACGGCCAAATTTTTCCTCGACGCCCGCGGCCACTACCCCGGCTACGACTCCAAGAGTCCCGATACCTGGAAAAATGGCTCCTACTGGCAAGACGATAAGCCCGTGGTGGCCCAAACCGAGGCCGAAGGCCACGCCGTGCGCGCCGAGTACCTGTACTCGGCGATGACCGACGTGGCTGCCCTCACCGGCGATAAGCAGCTGCTGGCGGCCGTCGATACCATCTGGAACAACCTGGTAGCCAAGAAGATGTACGTGACCGGCGGCACCGGCGCGGTGCCCGGTGGCGAGCGCTTCGGGGCCAACTACGAGCTGCCCAACACCACGGCCTACAACGAAACCTGCGCCTCGGTGGCCGACGTGTTCTGGAACGAGCGCATGTTTCAGCTGCACGGCGACGCCAAGTATATCGACGTGCTGGAGAAGGTGTTGTATAACGGCCTGATTTCGGGGGTAGGGCTCGATGGCAAATCGTTTTTTTACAGCAATGCCATGCAGATAAAAAGCTCAGCCAGCTTTCCGCAGACCGAGCCGGCGCGGGCGGGCTGGTTTGAGTGCTCGTGCTGCCCCACCAACCTGGCCCGCCTCATGCCCGCGCTGCCCGGCTACGTCTACGCCGAGCGGGGTAGGGCCTTGTACGCCAACCTGTTCGTGAGTGGCAAGGCTAGCCTTACGGTGAACAAGCAGCCGGTGCAGCTCACGCAGGAAAACAACTATCCCTGGGATGGCGACCTGAAATTCACGGTAGACCCGGCCAAGTCAACCGCCGATTTTGACCTGCTGGTGCGCATCCCCGGCTGGGCCCGCAACGAGGCCATGCCGTCTAATTTGTACACCTTCGAGCAGCCCTCGGCCGAGCGGGCCACCATCAAAATCAACGGCAAGCTGGTTGCCTACCCCCTGCAAAATGGCTATGCCGTACTCAGCCGCAAGTGGCACAAGCACGACGTGGTAGAAGTGAATCTGTCACTGGAAGTGCGCCGCGTGCACGCCAACCCGCTCGTGAAAGACGACCTGGGTAAGGTAGCCCTGCAGCGCGGCCCGGTGATGTACTGCGCCGAGTGGGCCGACAATAACGGCAAAACCAGCAACATCGTGGTGCCGACCGGCACCACCTTCGCGGCCAGCTACCAGCCGCAGCTGCTGCACGGCGTGGAAACGCTCACGGCCACCGTGCCCGTGGTGCTGGTCGCTGCCAATGGCACGAGCGTAAGCACCACGCCGCGCACGCTGCTGGCCATTCCGTACTACGCCTGGGCCAACCGCGGCAAGGGCGAAATGACGGTTTGGTTTCCCTCAACCCTCACCAACCTCGACCTAATCAGCGAGCCCGCCACGGCCGAGGTGACCGAGCAGAAATAG
- a CDS encoding MFS transporter translates to MTAITRSRVAVSAFFFLPGLCFASWASRIPDISAKLGMNSGQLGQLLLAIPAGSLVSLPLAGWLVSTWGSRRTVLLASVLYACFLPLLGWAGSFWTLAPALALFGLAGNLLNISVNTQAIGVQQFYGKPIMGSFHGLWSLAGFLGGALGTLLIGLHQPPLHHFLLVLGVCLGIAAWAYGDTLREDVGGQTTGLSLRKPDPYLLRIGLIAFCGMMSEGAMFDWAGVYFQKVVRPDADLVTAGYVACMSTMALGRFLSDYFTHRFGSMRMLQLSSALIVSGLTLAVGLPHLVPAVGGFLLIGFGIASVVPLSYSAAGRATSVSPGVALALVSTIGFLGFLLGPPLIGFLAQLFTLRVAFGMVALVAAGIGVLASLPNPVPVRAVPAAG, encoded by the coding sequence ATGACGGCAATTACGAGGAGCCGGGTGGCGGTGAGCGCCTTCTTTTTCCTGCCCGGCCTGTGCTTTGCGAGCTGGGCTTCGCGCATTCCCGATATCAGCGCCAAGCTGGGCATGAACTCGGGGCAGCTGGGGCAGCTGCTGCTGGCTATTCCGGCGGGCTCATTGGTGTCGCTGCCGCTGGCGGGCTGGCTGGTTTCGACTTGGGGCAGCCGACGCACGGTGCTGCTGGCGTCGGTACTCTACGCCTGCTTTTTGCCGCTGCTGGGCTGGGCGGGCAGCTTCTGGACGCTGGCCCCGGCGCTGGCGCTGTTTGGGTTGGCAGGCAACCTGCTCAACATTTCGGTGAACACGCAAGCCATTGGCGTGCAGCAGTTTTACGGCAAGCCCATCATGGGTTCCTTTCACGGACTCTGGAGCCTGGCGGGGTTTCTGGGTGGGGCGCTGGGCACGCTGCTCATTGGCTTGCATCAGCCGCCGCTGCACCATTTTTTGCTGGTGCTGGGCGTGTGCCTGGGCATTGCGGCCTGGGCCTACGGCGACACGCTGCGCGAGGACGTGGGCGGCCAAACGACCGGCCTGAGCCTGCGCAAGCCCGACCCCTATCTGCTGCGCATCGGGCTCATCGCGTTCTGCGGCATGATGAGCGAGGGCGCGATGTTTGACTGGGCGGGCGTGTATTTCCAGAAAGTGGTGCGGCCCGACGCGGACCTGGTGACGGCGGGCTACGTGGCCTGCATGAGCACCATGGCGCTGGGCCGCTTTCTGAGCGACTATTTCACCCACCGCTTTGGCTCGATGCGGATGCTGCAACTCAGCAGCGCTCTCATTGTGAGCGGCTTGACTTTGGCGGTGGGCCTACCCCACCTGGTGCCGGCGGTGGGCGGCTTCCTGCTCATTGGCTTCGGCATTGCGTCGGTGGTGCCGCTTTCGTACAGCGCGGCGGGACGGGCCACGTCGGTGTCGCCGGGCGTGGCGCTGGCGCTGGTTTCGACCATCGGCTTCCTGGGCTTTTTGCTGGGGCCGCCACTGATTGGCTTTTTGGCGCAGCTTTTCACGCTGCGGGTGGCCTTTGGAATGGTGGCCCTCGTGGCGGCGGGCATCGGCGTGCTGGCCTCGCTGCCCAACCCCGTGCCGGTGCGGGCGGTGCCGGCGGCGGGATAA